A single Chiloscyllium punctatum isolate Juve2018m chromosome 26, sChiPun1.3, whole genome shotgun sequence DNA region contains:
- the lrp3 gene encoding low-density lipoprotein receptor-related protein 3, which translates to MAAAERREVSLMGGFILACSFFLGDVECSGMAACHGRLEPHKEQRGVIYSPSWPMNYPPSMNCSWYIQGDYGDLITISFQNFDLENSHKCTVDWLMVGPTPKREEYRMCGSYTPQPFISTRDHAWIFFHSDPTSSGRSRGFRLSYIRGRLTQSSCKPDEFLCGNGKCILSTWRCNDMDECGDNSDEQDCQLPPTMPHTSQCSARTFHCLVSDVPQCLSMKVRCDGSMDCDQGTDEENCPDISCGKRMGNFYGSFASPDYFRSQQDRAQLDCMWVVDTQDSRHIVLQLNLQLGYNDKVHVYDGASKQQGRLLQALSFRNNRHTVTIESSQGQITVFYHTDPGSTGHGFNATYQVKGYCLPQEHPCGNDGGCFADTQRCDGWWHCPNGKDEENCAACQKDEYPCGGTSGMCYPLADRCNNQKNCPDGSDEKNCFSCQPGNFHCGTKICIFEQWRCDGQEDCQDGSDEQNCLVVVPRKVITAALIGSLICGLLLVIALGCAFKLYSLRTREYRAFDTPMTRLEADFVQREAPPSYGQLIAQGLIPPVDDFPVYNPAQASVLQNLRSAMRRQIRRHATRRMSSRGRLNRIWSRFFQRPRGWGLIPLLTPTSASNAPSCHLDQSETVRNCQQEESRRSCVQPREEPDSETDTETERPAGETSQITTDALMLENSVPKASSSPSSDSQTELQTPCLLHSSSSEETCSADFDFPLRQSSRSSCSRGVRIRDPLSGTLEWSFSSRRHRFRPGSRTVSMRSGGGRARSSITMNITVLGRNYFSAESDHPQDPRQQGFTSVRPTCRSQCCSCPESVIERPCSLSMPHHKHICAESPSPDPSFRNPFRQSDSRSDEPALLDC; encoded by the exons CTTGTTCATTCTTTTTGGGAGACGTGGAATGTTCCGGAATGG CTGCCTGCCATGGGAGGCTGGAGCCACACAAAGAGCAACGTGGAGTTATCTACAGCCCCTCCTGGCCCATGAATTATCCTCCATCCATGAATTGCAGCTGGTACATCCAGGGGGACTATGGAGACCTCATAACCATAAG CTTTCAGAATTTTGACCTAGAGAATTCTCACAAATGTACGGTGGACTGGCTGATGGTTGGACCAACCCCGAAGCGAGAGGAGTACAGAATGTGTGGCTCATACACCCCCCAACCCTTCATCTCCACCAGGGACCATGCGTGGATCTTCTTTCATTCCGATCCAACTAGCTCCGGGCGCTCTCGGGGATTCCGATTGTCCTATATCCGAG GGAGACTGACTCAGAGCAGCTGCAAGCCGGATGAATTCCTGTGTGGGAATGGGAAATGTATCCTGAGCACATGGAGATGTAATGATATGGATGAATGTGGAGATAACTCTGATGAGCAGGATTGTCAGCTCCCTCCGACCATGCCACATACAAGCCAGTGTTCAGCTAGAACTTTCCATTGCCTGGTTAGTGACGTCCCCCAGTGCCTCTCGATGAAAGTTCGGTGCGATGGCAGCATGGATTGTGACCAGGGGACGGATGAGGAAAATTGTCCTGATATCAGCTGTGGCAAGAGAATGGGCAATTTCTATGGttcgtttgcttcacctgactaCTTCCGGTCGCAGCAAGACCGGGCACAGTTGGACTGTATGTGGGTGGTGGACACTCAGGACAGCAGGCACATTGTGCTGCAACTGAACCTACAGTTGGGCTACAATGATAAGGTGCATGTGTATGACGGAGCAAGCAAGCAGCAGGGCAGACTGCTTCAGGCATTGTCATTCCGTAATAATCGGCACACTGTCACCATTGAGTCATCACAAGGTCAAATCACCGTCTTCTACCATACTGACCCTGGCAGCACAGGCCATGGTTTCAATGCCACGTACCAGGTGAAAGGCTACTGCCTTCCACAAGAGCACCCTTGTGGGAATGATGGGGGCTGTTTTGCAGACACTCAGCGCTGTGATGGTTGGTGGCACTGTCCGAATGGCAAGGATGAGGAGAACTGTGCTGCCTGTCAAAAGGATGAATATCCGTGTGGGGGCACCAGTGGCATGTGCTACCCGCTGGCAGACCGCTGTAACAACCAGAAGAACTGCCCTGATGGCTCTGATGAGAAAAACTGCTTCTCCTGCCAGCCTGGGAATTTCCACTGCGGTACCAAGATCTGCATCTTTGAGCAGTGGCGTTGTGATGGCCAGGAGGATTGCCAGGATGGCAGTGATGAACAGAACTGCCTGGTGGTGGTGCCAAGGAAGGTGATCACAGCTGCCCTGATTGGAAGCCTGATATGTGGCCTCCTGCTGGTCATTGCCTTGGGCTGTGCTTTCAAGCTGTACTCCCTCAGGACCCGTGAATACAG AGCTTTTGACACCCCCATGACCCGGCTGGAGGCAGACTTTGTGCAACGTGAGGCTCCCCCATCATATGGCCAGCTGATCGCCCAGGGACTCATCCCACCTGTCGATGACTTCCCTGTCTACAACCCAGCTCAG GCCTCTGTCCTGCAGAACTTACGCTCGGCTATGAGACGCCAAATTCGTCGCCACGCCACACGCAGGATGTCCTCTCGTGGGCGCCTCAACAGGATTTGGAGCAGGTTCTTCCAGAGACCCAGGGGCTGGGGGCTTATACCTCTGCTCACCCCCACCTCTGCCTCAAATGCTCCGTCTTGTCATCTGGATCAGAGTGAGACAGTGCGGAACTGCCAACAAGAGGAGAGCCGACGGAGTTGTGTGCAGCCTCGAGAGGAGCCTGACTCAGAGACGGACACCGAGACCGAGCGGCCAGCTGGTGAAACTTCGCAGATCACAACAGATGCCTTGATGTTAGAAAACTCAGTGCCAAAAGCGTCTTCGTCACCCAGCTCCGATAGTCAGACAGAGCTGCAGACCCCTTGCTTGCTGCACTCTTCAAGCTCTGAGGAGACTTGTAGTGCTGACTTTGACTTTCCTCTCAGGCAATCATCACGAAGCAGCTGTAGCAGAGGTGTGCGTATCCGTGACCCCCTGTCCGGCACTCTGGAGTGGAGCTTTAGCAGCCGCCGACACCGTTTTCGCCCTGGCTCTCGCACTGTGTCCATGAGGTCTGGGGGAGGCAGGGCCAGGAGCTCAATTACAATGAATATAACAGTGCtggggagaaattacttctcagCCGAGTCCGACCATCCCCAAGATCCCAGGCAGCAGGGTTTCACCTCCGTTCGTCCTACATGCAGGAGTCAGTGCTGCAGTTGCCCAGAATCTGTGATAGAAAGACCATGCTCCCTATCAATGCCTCACCACAAACACATCTGTGCAGAGAGCCCATCCCCAGACCCTTCCTTCCGGAACCCCTTCCGACAGTCAGACTCCAGGAGCGATGAGCCAGCACTGCTTGATTGCTAA